Below is a genomic region from Culicoides brevitarsis isolate CSIRO-B50_1 chromosome 2, AGI_CSIRO_Cbre_v1, whole genome shotgun sequence.
AGGCGGCGGATTTCCCGGAGGAACATTCAGATCACAATCTTTCAACGTTGGGGGCATGCCACAAGGCGGACAACGCAAACAAAAGAGTCAAGATCCTCCCATTGAGCATGATTTGTATGTTTCGTTGGAAGATGTCGACAAAGGTTGcatgaaaaagatgaaaattagtcGATTAGTTGGACAAGCAGATGGTTCCGCGCGCAAAGAAGAGAAGATTTTGAACATCAACGTGAAACCCGGATGGAAAGCAGGCACAAAAATCACATTTCCAAAGGAAGGCGATCAAATACCCGGAAAAATTCCCGCAGATATTGTCTTCATCATTCGTGACAAACCTCATGATAAATTCAAACGCGAAGGAAGCGATATCAAATATACGGCGAAAATTTCACTCAAACAAGCGCTTTGTGGATGTACAGTGAATGTGCCAACGTTACAAGGACAGACAATTACGATCAACACATCGGGCGAAATTGTCAAGCCATTAACAGTAAAACGCATGCAAGGCAGAGGATTGCCTTTCCCCAAAGAACCCAGCAAGCGAGGCGATTTGCTCGTGGCATTCGACATCAAATTTCCCGATAATCTGTCAAAGAACACGAAAGATCTTCTCATGGATATGCTACCGAATTAAAGAAAGACTGAAGTGCCGTCTCAACGTAAGCTACTACTAAACGTAAATTAACCTGAACTGtactgaaaacaaaaaataaaattatcacttCTCATGAGAATCAATAATTTTGCCCGAAAATCCAATTCCCGATGCTTTATTAATACATAAAGCGACTCACgtgtaaatattatttgtaatGTAAATAACTTAGCTAGCGTGTAAGAAAGTAGTGACAatagttgttattattattatttaataaaaaatttaaaaaaagctaaaataaaCTGAATAAtgaattgttttaataaaaaaaaatgcgttttaatcactttttccatacaaaaatttcaatcaattgcACAATTggagctcaaaaaaattttgtcaggtGTGGGATTCGAACCCACGCCTCCAGATGGAGACTAGAATGCTCAGAATGTTGccctttaataattttcaggcAAGTTTTCACTTGAGTCTAGCATCTTAGACCGCTCGATCAACCTGACACGTGTGTTTGTGCGCgccaaattaaaattctcaacatgaaacatttttttttctttaaaaatagattttactATCACACAATTTGACGAAAGCGAGAGATAACGAACTCATTGTGGTCAGAAAATAACTTGTGCGCGCGCCAATTgatctatttttaaacataattcgAACGGAATTAAGTTcatgtgttaaaaaatttacttacgtTATGTTGCTGAGCGATTGTCTCTCGTTTTAGCGCCTCACATCGACACGTGTCAGGTTGATCGAGCGGTCTAAGATGCTAGACTCAAGTGAAAACTTGCCAATATGAGAATATGGGCAGCATTCTGAGCATTCTAGTCTCCATCTGGAGGCGTGGGTTCGAATCCCACacctgacaaaaatttttttttgtgaagaaattttacttgtatttcaaaaactattgaaaaaattctgaaattataattgcataaataaatttttttttaaatttttcaaaaaaatcaaattgaataaaatatgataataagtttcgtaaaattttcgaattaatgcagaatttagattttttacgttttcaaTTGTATAAGATGTTTTATAATCCTTTTGAATTGCTAAAatgttgaagcaaaaaaaaaaatttatggaaaatcaataaaaaaatagacaatttttttcgatatcaaA
It encodes:
- the LOC134831356 gene encoding dnaJ protein homolog 1-like, with translation MGKDYYSILGVSKSANDDELKKAYRKLALKYHPDKNKSKDAEEKFKEIAEAYEVLSDKKKRDIYDQYGEEGLKGGVPGSGGSGSDGSGFTYTFHGDPRATFAQFFGNSDPFAAFFGGSGGGNMFDADMGDENDIFAQFGGGRGGGGFPGGTFRSQSFNVGGMPQGGQRKQKSQDPPIEHDLYVSLEDVDKGCMKKMKISRLVGQADGSARKEEKILNINVKPGWKAGTKITFPKEGDQIPGKIPADIVFIIRDKPHDKFKREGSDIKYTAKISLKQALCGCTVNVPTLQGQTITINTSGEIVKPLTVKRMQGRGLPFPKEPSKRGDLLVAFDIKFPDNLSKNTKDLLMDMLPN